The sequence CTAATTAGGCGGCTCTTTCTTTGTGTCAGTTTCTCAAGCCAGCATGTGCATATTTGCGTGCTTGTGTGACTGAAGTGACACGAGAATGGAGCGGATCCAGCCAACCATCAGGGCTTGGTCAGAACGCCTGATATCAAATTCTTAACGATCGATTACACCGATCAACATTCGTCATGATCGGTGCAAGATGATACACACAAGGTGTAAGCTTTACAAGATTGCATGGCATTATTACATtcctgacatttagcagacactattatccagaCCCACTTACATGGATTACAAGACAAGATATTATTGCCTTCCAGTGAAAATCAGATGGTCTCCTATCTATGTCTAATCCAGGGGTAATTTATACTTTATAtgcctgctgtttctgttcacACAGTGGCTACAGCCTGGTGGTGGTGACCCACAGTGCTGATTGGGCATTCAAAAGGAGAACACCCATGTCTTCATTCCTTCTTCCTGTTGGTATCCCAAACCGCACAGGAAATGTCTGAACCTCAAAACATCAACAGCACCACATCCTTTAATAACTCAAACCACTTGTCAAGGCAGTGATAAATTCAATCAATAACCTCTGCCAGCAGTTTATCATGAACTACAAAGCTATAGTGGAGGGGTAACTGAAGAAATAGGGTACATTTCAAAAGGGTTCTCTAAACCgacattaattttaaattgcCCAGGGGTCATTTAAGCAAGATAACTTCATCAGTGTGGCAGATGTGATCATGTTCAGATGCAAATTCCCAAGTCCCTTAACTAGTACCTTAATCATAATGAGAGTCCCAGACCAACtcagggtggggagggagatctcatggggaaaaaaactgagattTTTAAGACCAAATATAAAATGGAGAAGTGAacaacatctgtgttttttggttAGATAAGAATACTTGGAGTGACCTCATTGCATAAGTGGCCTGTGTCCTCAGAACAACTACAGTCTGGACTGCCAACCCCCACTGAGGGTGTCAGTACAAtttggggtcagaggtcagtcagTAGCCAATCACAGGTGACTAATTGCAGGCTCATTACTGCCTGTATTCAGTGCACTGACGCTATTATTTTAATTAGCTGTCATcgacacagcagggagagagtgcCTGGAGAATGGATCTACATCACTTATCACTGGTCTTAAAAATACCAGCCATAACAGGATAGAGACCTGTAGGATTATAGATTTGTGAGATTAACTTTGTATTTTCTTGGCCTGCATACTTACTTAAGTCATAATGACCTTTTTACACATCCACATGAATGTAATTTAggaatataattaatatttctaAGGACAGGGAAACATTTTTCTCTAAGCCATACAAAATATTCCATTCATACTtaaagttaatattttattatttccagCAAAATCCTGTTACGTTATTCACTGCATGACACCAAATAGGCAGCAAGCCACCTGATATGTTCATCCCAATTGAACAcaggcaaataaaaacattacactgtTCCGTGCCTTGTATGCATTTCAGATGTATAAATAAGGGAATgaaattaaggacaaagcaaaaaggaaaaaaagtggttaaacagggcggcagtgtagcatagtggtaaggagcagggcttgtaaccgagaggttgccggttcaattccctgctggggcactgctgctgtaccctttggcaaggtacttaacccacaattgcctcagtaaatatccagctgtataatggacaacatgtaaaactgcaaactgtGTAAggcgttctggataagagcaacctctaaatgacagtaatgtaatgtaaatggttaGTGTGGTTTCTAAAATAACTAACTGCTTCACAAAGTACTATAAGATTCCTGGCAGTGGGGATGACCGTGGCATTTCCTTAGGAGAAACTGAGGTCACCCTATGCAGATCAGATAGGAGCTTGGTGATGCAGATCTCTACCCCAGGGACCTCACCCACCCTAACAGCAGGGGAAGCGGGAttttactgcacacacacctggaaaAGTGACCTCACTGCTGCAGGGTCAAAACAGGAGGCCGCAAGAGTGCCGTATGTTTCCCCAAACGTTCATCTCAGCAATTTAAAGCCAAGAGGAGCGTCAAACCCAGTAAATAGGACTCAGGTGGGAGGTGAGTGGCCTGGACTCTCCTAACAAACGTGTCAGTGTCAGAACATTAGAGCTCTCTGCGTCCTGATCAATGCTGGCTGAAGGCCCCCATGGAAGGGCCAGACATTCTGGACCTCCCTGGTTAGCTGTCCACGTGACAGATGTCAGAAGGTGAGCTGGGGCAGGAAACAAGCATGTTTTCCATGGTTTTCCCACAGGGCTGGAATTCAGTAGCCTAGAGCTAGGGGGACAGAGTTCGGTGCCTGAATTCAGGCAGCTTACAATTTAGGGGGCTAGTGTTCAAAGGTGACAGAATTCACAGGAGCATGAATTCAGGCAGGTTCAGGGGGGCTAGAGGTCACAGTGCTCAAATTCAGGCAGCACAGAACTCAGGCATCAGGCGATGGGGCTCGCTGTAGGAGCTCTTCAGTGGAGGAGAGAGCGCCTTTAATTAGTCTGTTTGCACCTCTCTGTGTTCCCAGGCGGCCCAGGCCACAGCTGCACTTCTCCCCCGCTGTagagaaagaaacacagagggTCTCCCGAGAGCAGGGGGTCAGAGAGGCCGTGCTGGGAGCACAGGACTCGCGGCGCTGTAATCTGATCTCACTAGGCTAACGGATAACCCTCTGAGGGATACAGTGAGCCTCCCGTTGCTCTGGCCTTATTTTTAGCTGCAGAAAGATGGTGGATCATACCGTTACTATCAGTCCTGGGGGTAATCACTCAGACTCAATGTCACAGTAAATCTGAATCAGCCAGACTCATATGTCCACTTACACACTTTCATTAAAACCAGATTTTATCACAAACCTCGCCAAAGCGAATGCATAGGGTTTCTGCAGTTAAAACTGCTACTCCACTTGCTACCATTGCCCATTTCTCAATCATTTCAGGCTTAGCAGCACATACTCACATTCTCTTTTTGGGTTTGTGAATGAATCCCTTTTGGTAGCTTGTACAAACAAGTAAGTCaagcacagaggaggaaaaaggaagaCACATCACAGGGAAGTGGCACAgaaggaagtgacatcattcCCCTCCccacagtgcagtcactgtAGCCTTCTTtcactcccagaccaatgaaGAGTGTGATAACCCCCCCTCTGCTttcccacctctccctctcacctgtgtTTTTTGGGGCCTCTCCGTACATCGGTCCGACCGGTGGGGCATTCTGCCATCCATACTGCGCCTGGGGGTGCACGGGGTACGCCTGGTAGCTCGGCTGCCCCATATAAGGATCGGCAGGCCCCGGGGGGAAGTGGGGGTAGGCAGGGTTGGGCTGCTCTGTGAAGGCAGGGTATCCCTGGGAGGGGTACCCCGGGGCCGGGTATCCTTGGATGGGGTACCCCTGAACAGGGTATCCGGGAGTGGGGTACCCTGGGGCAGAGGGGCTGGGGCCAGGGTACGGAGGGGGCTGTTCGAAGTTCATCTGCAGACAGCGGAGGAGGGTGTCCTGGGGGCAAGAGAGGAAAACATATGATCAGGGTATAACCAGCAGCAATTCAGAGCTTTCTGCACATATCATAGGACAAGCCCTTACAAGAACTGCAGAGTACAGTGTGTTGAGCAATGACCTATATttggttattaaaaaaataggGCTGGTAGGAGgatttaggattttttttatcctgttgCTGCTACCATTGCAATGAGCACATAATCAAGTCAGTTCATGTCAGTGCAATCAAGTCCCAGCTCATATCCACTGCAGACTGTATTTGGGCATAAACTGGGAAGTATGTGGACGAGCAGCTAAACAGACTCCTAGAAAGCACTCTGTGACTCAGATccctccacacagacagacttcTGTCCAGGAACACTGTGACTGTCCTCAGATCAGCAATCCCGACCACACAGGATTTAATCTTACACAGTGGTTATCCTCCCCTGCCCTTCGCTGCGTGTAAGTTTAAATAGCACTGGACCTCCACAACATGACCATAGTGACCGTTATCTTTGCTTGTGACCCTCAAACAGCACCAAGCACACCAGTTAAAGGTCCTATCACCTGTGGACTCACACAGTTCCTACACAGGTGCAAATCAAACCCAGGCTCAGAAACACTTTAGATGAACAAAATATACTCAGAGAGTAAAACTAGCCATCCCTAAAATAAGGATATTCTGGAATACAAGCAGACACAATAAGCTCAGATGTGttcgtatttttattttcatagtgACTAAATGGAATCGGTGACTACTGGAAGACAACAGACTTGGTGCCATTAGCATCCTTGCCAACTGGATGGCATACCCCACTGCTCTTTACAGCAGTCCTTTTCCCTTGACAGAGTAAGATTTTCTATTTTTAGCCTAACTAGCCAGCAAAAGAGCTGCAAACTAGCATACGATATTAATAGGACACACATTCTCCTCTGTACAGTATTGCACTTTGAGCCTGTGACAAATCACAtaaagcagccaatcagcaaagGTGCCACATGCTCAGCCGATAGAAAAGGCATCCCTTATTGGACGAGCAGCaagatggttttttttttccttttgccattgttgcatttttatgcagtgtCGTATGCCCAGTGGCTACAAATGTAAATTAGGCTCTGATCAACtgaatacagcacacagcagcgaTATGTCATTAACATATCCCGATTAAAGCATTGTCCTTTTATACTCCttaaaatacatgcataaaatgAACGGTTGggtaataaatacaaaaaacaatgcaataaagcCGACCAATCGTATTACAAGAGTTAGAACAACAACAGAAAGGAAATCGCATCACTGGCACTCTCATGCATGCTCTAGGAAAACTGCGGTTTATCCTGGCTGTCAGCCTCGCCCAGACAACAGCATTCCTTTCCAGTAGCTTTTTTCTCTGCTCGAACCCACACACAGGATGCCAGGCTGGCTGGGTCACACCAAGCTTTCAGCTCAGTAAATTATTCATGCAAAAAGATCACacatcacagagcagagatggCTGTAGCCTTCCACCAGGCAACCCAAACCAAATGAGGCAGTAATGAAGAAAGGCTAATACAGACTGATGCAGAGTCTGTGTTCCTGGATGTGAGATGCATCCCTTTCAGATGTACAGTTGCACAGTTATCTTATTCACCCAAGCCCTCACCTCATGTTCCACACTGACCCCACTGTCCCTCCATGATTTtactcccaccaccaccatcttACAAGCGGAAACATAGCAAAGCCACACAGCATTCACTAAGCATTCAAATACCAGCACACATTTAATTAGGTCATGTGCTTGTAGCAAATACACATAGGAAAAAGCAACAGAGCACCAACATACGTTGCAAAGTATCCATACAAAAGAGAGCTTTTGTCGTACATAAAGCTGTGGACCACAGTGATGACAGGTGGCATCCCCCGCCTTCTGATTCCTTGAGTTTGTGAGTTTCATGGCACATTAGCTATCTGATTAGCAGATGCGCTACTCCACTGCAATTTACCACAGTCAGGTTTAATACATTATCCAGTTATACTGCTAGAGGTTTTACTGAACTTAGTCAGGTTATATAGATCCTTAAATCTATCCAGTTCCTTAAACCCAACAGCATACAGATGTCCAACCATCACTGTGAGCATCAAGAATCTCAACACTACATATCACCACCTTCACGAATCTGTACACCTTTCATTCTATATCATATCTAGTGATTCatgtatctatctatcaatATGTATCTATCAAGAGGTGATCCTTTGGAagcaatgtgtgaaatgtgttgattaattttttatattgcttttcaattaaaaaaaaaagaatctttcAATGAAACTATCTGTTTATCTGTATGCTTCAGGGAGGAAAGCTCCAGTTTTGCCCCTTGTGTGCTTCCAGTCTCCTCAGACAATGCATGAGCTATTAATTATTCAAGAGGTAaaaacacttcctgtttttctgtagCATACCTTTCAGTCCCATTGGGGAAACCATAGAAACCACGGATCTCTTACTGTACTTCAAAGGGTTGTAGGGTCAGAATGTCCCAGTTCTGGGAGCAGTGTTTTGTCGTAGTGTCAGAAGGTGTCCCTGTGgcaacaaaacactgacccCAGCACATTGTTTCAGTGTTATTCCCAATAGGGAAGAGAGTCAAATCCATGGATCCATGGCGCTTGGATTCCGTTCATCAACAGGAAGTACAGTAATGTGCTGCTTGCCGCTGCAATGCCATTACTTCTCTTTCTGTTCCAGAGATGTACAGGTTTCAGTCTGGTTTTATATAGAGCATTTTGGGAGACAGCTGACAGAGCATTATGCACATACTaagttgtggtgtgtgtgtgtgtgtggaagtctAATGGAAGTCAACTAGAGGAACATAGCCTAAAAATCAGAGAGGATCATATTCATAAACCAAATAACTTCTCAAACAATAGACAACCCCCAACAGCTAGTCTAAAGGACGTTTTTATAGTCTCTAGTGCAGTGCGTAACTTCAGTCTCTAATCTTGACATAACAAAATCCAAATTCTGATTAcgttaaatatttacacagaattCCACTGACACTGTTCAGTTATCAAAGATCCCTGGAGCAATCAGCTCTCCACGGCAGGTCTCTCATCTCATTCACACCAACAGAAAGCGGAGCGAAGAGGAAAGATGAGAAACATCTGCCTACTCGAAGATTTGATTTCAAACGCACAGTGCGCCCAGACGCAAGACGAAGGCCTGAACGAAAGCCGTCGTTAATCAAACGTACTCTCTTCCACAGCCCAACAGCGGCGCAGACGGTTTgctctgtgattgtgtgtgcgcGGTCAGATGCGTGCTACTGCTTACTCTAAGAAACTGATTACATCCTACGCCATTTCCCCACACCACTAATGAAGCGGAACAGCCGCTGGGTTTTCCTTCTGAAAGTCACACTGTTAAAGACGGACCTTTACGTTTCCGTGATGATCAGTTTTTGGCACTCTTTCTAACTTAAATACGTATATTTACTAAAAGGGAACAAGACATCTTGAGTAATTATCGAGAGTATAAACTAATAACATTGCTATTTCTTGAGGGGTTTACAGCTGACGTTTCGGTTGTCTTCCATAAACTGTTATCtcttctttcaaaataaagttATTGCAGGACCAGGTAAGATTAACATGAACAATCGCTCCCCATGTGATTCTAATGGATTTTAAGCCTCTCAGATACGGTATTATTCCTATTTATCCGCGGTTCAGAGAGCGGAGCCAGAATCCCCAGGGCTCACGTCTGTGCGCCTGTTGTCCTTTCCTCCGCTTACATATCCAACACTAAGTTTACGCACCGTAGTTACTCTGTAGTGAGGTAAAATGGTGTTCACATCAATGCGACGGCAAAAACTCTTGCATTTCGAAGATACTTCAAGTTTACAAAGAACCGTAAACAAATTGCcaaaatttcatatttaatttcattcatattaaGGCTACGCCGGGCCTCACCCTGTAGTTCGACTGCTAAAACGGGCACATTGGGCTATCCGtgtcacaaaaaatacaaagtacCTGTTACGACAGGCGCAAACTTTGCGTATCcgaaaaagcaaaaatatggGCTGAAGCAGGTGGCCCGATCGGCAGATACCGCTTGACTAGCTCCCTGGGCTCATTCTCGGTTCAGAAACCGACTTCAAATAACCTCCTTCTATAGTACAGGGATATCTTGACGCACACTGAAACAGCGGTGAACAACATTCGACTGTCCTGTAACTTGTATGGAAATTCCCAACAGCAAGAAGAACGCTAACAGGTTAAAGAGACTAGCCTAGCGCCTGCATGTTTAAATAGTTCCCAATAAGACAACAATCTGATATTTTCCATCACAAATGAAATCGAACAAAATTAACCTAAAAGTCTCAATTCAGAAAGATCTTAAGTTACCTTAACAAGAATAGTCCTTTCGCGTTAAAAAGTTGTGTCCCCTTTTTCCGTCTCTCTGAAACGATCCTCTCCGGGTtgtattttaatggtttttcttcttcttgttcttcttctttttcctcacCGTATCAAGTCATCCATTCGTATGCTTTCCCCGCTCAGCATCGACCTCAGCCGTCGAGTTGGATGTGGAGCggtgtgatgtcatcatgacAGCTGTGCGCAGGGTTCCAACTAGAAATTCAAGTCCCGTGAAATCATCTGacttctcccctcccctccgctcACTTCCTTACGTAACCACCGTCAGGAGGATCccttgggggggaggggacgTGACTTGATCACTTACTGTATATCCAGCAGCGTAGCCGCATCCTCACACCAAGTCATAGAACAATGAcctatttcattttcattcttcagtctgaaatctgaaattcaTTATGATTCAGAGGCTGAATGATAATACcggcattcatttttcaaattatttatataattactAAAAGCAATTACAGTCTTTTTAGTAAATGGTACTTGGTCTCTTGCAATTGCAGTGcaatgttaaatgaaattaacCACAAATTTAAAAGTGGTTTCGCTTTAGCTCATTAGCGCTAATCAAGCATTAGGTCATTTTCCTCGAAACGTTTGTGTTGCCACGTCTACAACAGTATATATAccaggggcgattctaggatcagacctttagggggcttagcccctaatgagaatgtgacatgcatacaatGCCTTGCAAAAGACCGTGTTGAACCCCCTTGctaaatcattcatttcactggataacaattaataattgttatttttctatatatgatattttattttacaacaataatacttttaatgaattactagtaagtaacatgagttttacaccacaaaatatttttaagaacaCTGTACTCACAAACATTGtgactactttaactaaaataataaagtgcatcagttagctccttagctggcaactgtgcaagcagactagctcagaaagaTAACATTATCCGATAATCTCTAGCGAACTACGTCAGCTAAcgttctttgacactattcacaccgtggaactataaccagacactttctaagtaaggaGTAAACCACGACTGGCGGTGCATTTCTATGCAAATAAACCAcaacagggtggtgtgatggTGCCTGCGGCGAAGCCAAGGGGCCGTTAACCACCCTAAAGtagtttatttccatagaactgcaccgccagGAGTGGTTAATTCCGCTTATACCACGGCTActtaccaaagaaataattcCGCGCTCATATTAAATTAGgctactattttattatttttgaacaaaatatatattacaatatgtgcacATCCGCAGAATATAGTCCATTCCTATAGCTAGC comes from Megalops cyprinoides isolate fMegCyp1 chromosome 3, fMegCyp1.pri, whole genome shotgun sequence and encodes:
- the zgc:165573 gene encoding cysteine-rich and transmembrane domain-containing protein 1 — translated: MNFEQPPPYPGPSPSAPGYPTPGYPVQGYPIQGYPAPGYPSQGYPAFTEQPNPAYPHFPPGPADPYMGQPSYQAYPVHPQAQYGWQNAPPVGPMYGEAPKNTVYVVEERRHDDSGSNACLTACWTAFCCCCLWDMLT